Proteins from a genomic interval of Diospyros lotus cultivar Yz01 unplaced genomic scaffold, ASM1463336v1 tig00002464, whole genome shotgun sequence:
- the LOC127793449 gene encoding fructose-bisphosphate aldolase 3, chloroplastic-like, with product MPMACSSLVKLNASSSQWIAPQSLNQSPGSSSRLATRRRVSVVRAASYAEELVKTAKSIASPGRGILAIDESNATCGKRLDSIGLDNTEANRQAYRQLLLTTPGLGEYISGAILFEETLYQSTTDGKKFVDCLHEQNIVPGIKVDKGLVPLPGSNNESWCQGLDGLASRSAEYYKQGARFAKWRTVVSIPCGPSALAVKEAAWGLARYASISQDNGLVPIVEPEILLDGDHPIERTLQVAERVWAEVFYHLAENNVIFEGILLKPSMVTPGTEHKEKASPETIAKYTLTMLKRRVPPAVPGIMFLSGGQSEMEATLNLNAMNQSPNPWHVSFSYARALQNTVLKTWQGRPENVEAARKALLVRAKANSLAQLGRYSAQGESEDAKKGMFVKGYTY from the exons ATGCCCATGGCGTGTTCGAGCTTGGTGAAGTTAAACGCGTCGTCCTCGCAGTGGATCGCCCCGCAATCCCTCAATCAAAGCCCCGGATCTTCCTCTCGTTTAGCCACCCGCCGCCGCGTCTCCGTCGTCCGCGCCGCTTCTTACGCCGAAGAACTCGTCAAAACCGCC AAATCCATTGCATCTCCTGGTCGTGGTATCCTTGCCATTGATGAATCAAATGCCACCTGCGGAAAGAGGTTGGACTCTATTGGGCTGGACAATACAGAAGCCAACAGGCAGGCTTATAGGCAGCTTTTGCTGACTACCCCTGGCCTGGGTGAATATATATCTGGTGCTATTCTTTTTGAGGAGACACTTTACCAGTCAACAACAGATGGGAAGAAGTTTGTTGATTGCTTGCACGAGCAGAATATTGTGCCAGGCATCAAAGTTGATAAG GGTTTAGTACCGCTACCAGGATCCAACAATGAATCATGGTGCCAAGGTTTAGATGGATTGGCTTCTAGATCTGCAGAATACTATAAGCAAGGTGCTCGCTTTGCAAAGTG GCGCACGGTTGTCAGCATTCCTTGCGGTCCTTCTGCTTTGGCTGTGAAAGAAGCTGCATGGGGACTTGCAAGATATGCTTCCATTTCTCAG GACAATGGTCTCGTGCCTATAGTGGAACCTGAGATTCTTCTCGATGGGGATCACCCTATTGAAAGGACCCTTCAGGTGGCAGAGCGGGTGTGGGCTGAAGTTTTCTACCACTTGGCAGAGAACAATGTTATATTTGAAGGTATCCTACTTAAGCCCAGCATGGTAACCCCTGGGACTGAGCACAAGGAGAAAGCTTCTCCAGAGACCATAGCAAAATATACTCTCACAATGCTTAAGAGGAGGGTACCTCCTGCAGTTCCAGGAATCATG TTCTTGTCGGGAGGACAATCTGAAATGGAGGCCACACTGAACCTAAACGCCATGAATCAGAGTCCCAACCCCTGGCATGTTTCCTTCTCTTATGCACGTGCACTTCAAAACACCGTGCTTAAGACCTGGCAAGGGCGCCCCGAGAATGTTGAAGCTGCACGGAAGGCCCTTTTGGTGCGTGCAAAAGCAAACTCCTTAGCGCAGCTCGGAAGGTACTCAGCTCAGGGCGAGAGCGAGGATGCCAAGAAGGGAATGTTCGTCAAGGGCTACACTTACTAA